One Thermoplasmata archaeon genomic window carries:
- a CDS encoding archaeal proteasome endopeptidase complex subunit alpha — protein MEMQPGQMAYDRASTVFSPDGRLFQVEYALQAIQMGGTAVAVTYDTGIVFVAYRNLPVSSLAEASSVEKSFAIDAGLGCVTAGLIADSRVLVEFLRVEAQRHRIAYSESAPFAMLGHSLGTLLQQFTQFGGTRPFAVSLLLGGFTNGQAGLVELDPSGATIGWKAYAIGRNRRAVADYLEEKIGEHRDEAGAFELAVKAVAEGSPSPFPPEALDVAILEPESELRRMTPAEIAKRVQGMPFIGTPERKANGR, from the coding sequence ATGGAGATGCAACCAGGCCAGATGGCGTACGACCGCGCGAGCACCGTCTTCTCGCCGGATGGCCGACTGTTCCAAGTCGAGTACGCCCTGCAGGCGATTCAGATGGGCGGGACCGCCGTCGCGGTCACGTACGACACGGGCATCGTGTTCGTGGCGTACCGCAACCTGCCCGTCAGCAGCCTCGCCGAGGCGAGCTCGGTCGAGAAGAGCTTCGCCATCGACGCCGGGCTCGGCTGTGTCACGGCCGGACTCATCGCCGACTCTCGCGTCCTCGTCGAGTTCCTGCGGGTCGAAGCCCAGCGCCACCGCATCGCCTACTCCGAGTCCGCACCCTTCGCGATGCTCGGTCATTCCCTCGGCACGCTCCTCCAGCAGTTCACGCAGTTCGGCGGGACCCGGCCGTTCGCGGTCTCCCTCTTGCTCGGCGGCTTCACGAACGGCCAGGCCGGACTGGTCGAGCTCGATCCGAGCGGCGCCACGATCGGATGGAAGGCCTATGCGATCGGCCGCAACCGCCGCGCGGTCGCCGACTACCTCGAGGAGAAGATCGGGGAGCACCGGGACGAAGCCGGGGCGTTCGAACTCGCGGTGAAGGCGGTGGCTGAAGGTTCGCCGTCGCCGTTCCCTCCCGAGGCGCTCGATGTCGCGATCCTCGAGCCCGAATCGGAGCTGCGCCGGATGACGCCGGCCGAGATCGCAAAGCGCGTCCAGGGCATGCCGTTCATCGGCACGCCGGAGCGCAAGGCGAACGGGCGCTGA
- a CDS encoding radical SAM protein: MATDELQLLPMASSYRGALSPACVQCAEGRKMVLFVTGVCRFHCFYCPVSPNRNQIDVAYANERRITCDADVLAEARAIGAAGTGITGGDPLGVVDRVEHYVRLLKSEFGSGHNIHLYTHEPNAAKLQQLARAGLDEFRLHIPHYLWGPLTASGGAYRSVLEEAPSWGIRRGVEIPVLPEKEAELKRLLETLEEIGVDFVNLNELEFSETNERILRDRGYRTDERNGYGVHGSRTIAERIVRESRLSIPVHYCSSRFKDAVQLRHRLQRRAEITAPPFARPTGEGTIVYGIVEAPGTIHLERIGARLETVARIRPKDYRLDFGRRRVELNARALRGVAARLPWPAFEVEEHPTSERLEVEREPLNRAAFPGTPLGGT, encoded by the coding sequence ATGGCGACCGACGAGCTGCAGCTGCTTCCGATGGCCTCGAGCTATCGAGGAGCCCTCAGCCCCGCCTGCGTGCAGTGCGCCGAAGGGCGCAAGATGGTGCTCTTCGTCACCGGGGTCTGCCGGTTCCACTGCTTCTACTGCCCGGTCTCCCCGAATCGCAATCAGATCGATGTCGCGTATGCGAACGAGCGCCGCATCACGTGCGACGCGGACGTCCTCGCGGAGGCCCGCGCGATCGGCGCCGCGGGAACCGGGATCACGGGAGGCGATCCGCTCGGAGTCGTGGATCGCGTCGAGCACTACGTCCGTCTCCTCAAATCCGAGTTCGGGAGCGGGCACAACATCCACCTGTACACGCACGAACCGAATGCGGCGAAGCTCCAGCAGCTCGCCCGCGCGGGCCTCGACGAGTTCCGCCTCCACATCCCTCACTACCTGTGGGGCCCGCTCACCGCGTCGGGAGGGGCGTACCGCTCCGTGCTGGAGGAGGCGCCCTCCTGGGGGATCCGTCGAGGCGTGGAGATCCCCGTTCTGCCCGAGAAAGAGGCCGAGCTCAAGCGACTGCTCGAGACCCTAGAGGAGATCGGGGTCGACTTCGTCAACCTCAACGAGCTCGAGTTCTCGGAGACGAACGAACGCATCCTGCGCGATCGGGGATACCGAACCGACGAGCGCAACGGCTACGGCGTCCACGGCAGCCGAACCATCGCGGAGCGGATCGTCCGGGAGAGCCGCCTATCGATACCCGTCCACTATTGTTCGTCCCGGTTCAAGGACGCGGTCCAGTTGCGCCACCGGCTCCAGCGCCGCGCCGAGATCACGGCACCGCCGTTCGCCCGACCGACCGGGGAGGGCACGATCGTCTACGGCATCGTGGAGGCGCCGGGGACCATCCATCTCGAACGCATCGGCGCTCGTTTGGAGACCGTCGCGCGCATCCGCCCCAAGGACTACCGGCTGGACTTCGGTCGCCGCCGGGTGGAGCTCAATGCGCGGGCGTTGCGCGGAGTCGCGGCCCGCTTGCCCTGGCCGGCGTTCGAGGTCGAGGAGCATCCGACCTCCGAGCGCTTGGAGGTCGAGCGGGAGCCGCTCAACCGCGCCGCGTTCCCCGGAACTCCCCTCGGCGGCACGTAG